The DNA region TGTAGTTCTTGGTGCCGTCGATCGGGTCGATCACCCAGCGGCGCGGGCCCGAGCCCTGGAGGCCGAACTCCTCGCCGAGCACCGCGTCGCGCGGACGGGCCCGCTGGAGGACGCTGCGCACCAGCTCCTCGGCGGCTTTGTCGGCGTCGCTGACGGGGGTGAGGTCGGGCTTGGTCTCGACCCGCAGGTCGAGTGCGCGGAAGCGCTCCAGGGTGACCGAGTCGGCCGAGTCGGCGAGGACGTGGGCGAGTCGGAGGTCGTCGTGGTAGTCGGCCATGTCCGAAACCCTAGCGAGCCCACCCCGATCGGGACAGTCGGGCTCGCGGACCGGGCGGTCGCGGCCGGTCGGGCGCCAGCCCTCCGGAGCAGGTGGGGGGCACGCCGCCGGCCCCGAGCCCTACGGCACGCGTCGGCCCCGAGGGCCCCGGCCGTGCACCGGGCCCGCTCCGAGCCACTCGGCACCCGCCCGCCCCGCCGACCCCGGTCGTGCACCGGACCCGCTCCGAGCCCTACGGCACCCGCCCGCCCCGCCGACCCCGGCCGTGCACCGAACCCGCCCCGAGCCGAAGGGCCGCGCCGGTGCCGAAAGGAAGAGCGCGAGGAGGCCGCGAGGAACGAGCGGCATCGGAGCGCCGACCGTCGGCACCGGATCAAAGCGGCCCGGAGGCGAGCGGGCGAAGAATCAGTGCGCGGAGCCGCTGAGCTGGAGGCCGATCACTCCGGCGATCACCAGGGAGATGGAGACCAGCTTGAGCACCGAGGTGGTCTCGTCCAGGAAGAGCATGCCGTAGATCGCGGTGCCGGCCGCGCCGATGCCGGTCCACACCGCGTACGCGGGGCCGACCGGGAGGGTCTTCAGGGAGATGGTGAGCAGGCCGAAGCTGCCGAGGGCGAAGACGCAGAAGCTGATGGTGGGCCAGAGCTTGGTGAAGCCTTCACTGAGCTTGAGGTTGATCGCGAAGCCGGTCTCCAGGAGGCCGGCGAGGATCACCAGGGCCCATGCCATCGCGTGCTCTCCCTGTCGATCGGCGGACCGGACCGTGATCCGGCCCGACTTTCCTATGATCACCAGGCGGAGGCGCTCCGACACCTCGAACGCGCGAAAACACCGGACTCAGCGGGCCCCGCGGCCCTCCGCAGAGCCTCACTCGTCCTCGCGGGCCTCCTTGCTGGCCAGCAGACGGCGCAGCGAGTAGAGCCGGGCCTGCTCGGCGTGGCCCTCGGCGACCCAGGCGTCCAGCGCACAGTCCGGCTCGTCGTGGCTGCACGCACGCGGGCACTCGGCGGTGCCGGGCTCCAGGTCGGGGAAGGCCAGGATGACCCGCGACGGGTCGATGTGCGAGAGGCCGAAGGACCGGAAACCCGGGGTGTCGATCACCCAGCCGGGGTCGAGGGCCTTCTTCGAGCCCGGCTTGGCGCCGGGCGGCGGAGGCAGCCGCAGCGCGAGGGCCGAGACGGTGGTGTGCCGGCCCCGGCCGGTCACCGCGTTGACCCGGCCGGTGCTCCGCTGGTGCTGCGGGACGAGGGCGTTGACCAGCGTGGTCTTCCCGACGCCGGAATGGCCGATGAACACCGTGCGCAGGCCGCGCAGCCGCTCCCGGACGGTCTCGGCACCGGTGGTCGCCAGCTCGTCCCGGCGGGTCACCACGTACTGGATGCCGAGCGGGGCGTAGGCGTCCAGCAGCGGTTCCGCCGGGCCCAGGTCGGCCTTGGTGAGGACGAGCAGCGGCTCCATCCCCGCGTCGTACGCGGCGACCAGGCAGCGGTCGATCAGCCGGGGCCGGGGCTCCGGGTCGGCCAGCGCGGTGACGATGGCGAGCTGCTCGGCGTTGGCGACGACGATCCGCTCGTACGGGTCGTCGTCGTCCGCGGTACGCCGCAGGACCGAACTGCGCTCCTCGACCCGGACGATCCGGGCCAGCGTGTCGGCGTCGCCGGAGAGGTCGCCGACCAGGGAGACGTTGTCGCCGACGACGACCCCCTTGCGGCCCAGCTCGCGGGCCTTCATCGCGACGATCTCGCGCTCCTGCTTGGTGCCCGGGTCGATCAGACAGGTCAGCCGGCCGCGGTCGACGGTGAGCACCATCGCCTCGGCGGCGTCCTCGTGCTTGGGCCGGATCCGGGTCCGCGGCCGGGAACCCTTCCGTCCCGGACGGTTGCGGATGTCGTCCTCGTCGGCGTCCTTGCCGTAACGGCGCATGTCCTCAGTCTCCCGCTCAGCCGCCCGCCACCGCTCCCGTGAGCAGCTCGTCCCACATCGCGGGGAAGTCCGGCAGGGTCTTGGCGGTGGTGGCCACGTTCTCCACCAGGACGCCGGGGACGGCCAGGCCGATCACCGCGGCGGCGGTGGCCAGACGGTGGTCCTCGTACGTGTGGAAGACGCCGCCGCCCAGCTTGCGGGGGCGGATCCGCAGACCGTCCTCGGTCTCGCTGACGTCGCCGCCGAGGTCGTTGATCTCCTTGGCGAGCGCGGCCAGCCGGTCCGTCTCGTGCAGGCGCAGGTGGGCGATGCCGTAGAGGTGAGACTCCGAGTCGGCGAGGGCGGCGACGGCGGCGATCACCGGGGTGAGCTCGCCGACGTCGTGCAGGTCGGCCTCGATGCCGTGGATCCGGCCGGTGCCGGTGAACTGGAGGCCCTCGTCCGTGAACTCGCAGCTGCCGCCCATCCGGGTGTAGATGTCGCGCAGCTGGTCGCCCGGCTGGGTGGTGTGCCGCGGCCAGTCGCGGACGGTCACCCGGCCGCCGGTGACCAGGGCGGCGGCGAAGAACGGCGCGGCGTTCGACAGGTCGGGCTCGACCACCATGTCGCGGCCGATCAGGGCGCCCGGCGTGACCCGCCAGACGTCCTTCTCGCCACCGTCCTCGGGGGCGTCGACCTGCACGCCCGCCAGCCGGAGCATCTCGACGGTCATCCGGATGTGCGGCAGCGACGGGACCGGGCCGCCGACGTGCCGGACCTCGACGCCCTGGTTGTAGCGGGCACCGGAGAGCAGCAGGGCGGAGACGAACTGCGAGGAGGACGAGGCGTCGAGCTCGACCGGCCCGCCCTCCAGCGCGCCCGTGCCGTGCACGGTGAGCGGGAAGGCGCCGCGGCCGCCGTCGTCGATCCGGGCGCCGAGCGCGCGCAGGGCGTTGATCACGCCGTGCTGGGGACGCTCGTGGCTGCGCGGGTCGCCGTCGAAGTGGACCGGGCCGTCGGCGAGGACGGCGAGCGGGGGAAGGAAGCGCATGACCGTGCCGGCGTTGCCGACGTCGACGGAGGCCGGGCCGCGCAGGGCGGGGGCGGGGATGACCCGCCAGGCCTCGCCGCCGCCGGTGCCGCCGGAGTCGTTGTTGACCTGCTCCTCGATGCCGACACCGAGCGCGCGCAGGCCGTCGGCCATCAGCTGGGAGTCCCGGCTGCGCAGCGGACGGCGCACCCAGCCGGGCTCGTCCGCCAGTGCCGCCAGCACCAGGGCCCGGTTGGTGACCGACTTGGAGCCGGGGATGGTGACGGTGGCGTCAACGGGGCTGGTCGCGACGGGGGCGGGCCACAGGGTCTCGGTCATGGGGCAAGTTTAGGGGCCGTACCGAAACAGTCTCTGCCGTGCTGTCGCCCGCTCGCCTCCGGGCCGCTTTGATCCGGTGCCGACGGTCGGCGCTCCGATGCCGCTCGTTCCTCGCGGCCTCCTCGCGCTCTCCCTTTCGGCACCGGCGCGGCCCTTCGGCTCGGGGCGGGTTCGGCGCATGGCCCGGGTTGGCGGGGCGGGCGGGTGCCGTAGGGCCCGGAGCGGGTCCGGTGCACGACCGGGGCCGGCGGGGTGGGCGGGTGCCGAGTGGCTCGGGGCGGGGCCGGTGTGTCGGTGGGGTGAGCGGGTGC from Kitasatospora sp. NBC_00458 includes:
- a CDS encoding DMT family transporter, whose amino-acid sequence is MAWALVILAGLLETGFAINLKLSEGFTKLWPTISFCVFALGSFGLLTISLKTLPVGPAYAVWTGIGAAGTAIYGMLFLDETTSVLKLVSISLVIAGVIGLQLSGSAH
- the rsgA gene encoding ribosome small subunit-dependent GTPase A, which encodes MRRYGKDADEDDIRNRPGRKGSRPRTRIRPKHEDAAEAMVLTVDRGRLTCLIDPGTKQEREIVAMKARELGRKGVVVGDNVSLVGDLSGDADTLARIVRVEERSSVLRRTADDDDPYERIVVANAEQLAIVTALADPEPRPRLIDRCLVAAYDAGMEPLLVLTKADLGPAEPLLDAYAPLGIQYVVTRRDELATTGAETVRERLRGLRTVFIGHSGVGKTTLVNALVPQHQRSTGRVNAVTGRGRHTTVSALALRLPPPPGAKPGSKKALDPGWVIDTPGFRSFGLSHIDPSRVILAFPDLEPGTAECPRACSHDEPDCALDAWVAEGHAEQARLYSLRRLLASKEAREDE
- the aroA gene encoding 3-phosphoshikimate 1-carboxyvinyltransferase, whose product is MTETLWPAPVATSPVDATVTIPGSKSVTNRALVLAALADEPGWVRRPLRSRDSQLMADGLRALGVGIEEQVNNDSGGTGGGEAWRVIPAPALRGPASVDVGNAGTVMRFLPPLAVLADGPVHFDGDPRSHERPQHGVINALRALGARIDDGGRGAFPLTVHGTGALEGGPVELDASSSSQFVSALLLSGARYNQGVEVRHVGGPVPSLPHIRMTVEMLRLAGVQVDAPEDGGEKDVWRVTPGALIGRDMVVEPDLSNAAPFFAAALVTGGRVTVRDWPRHTTQPGDQLRDIYTRMGGSCEFTDEGLQFTGTGRIHGIEADLHDVGELTPVIAAVAALADSESHLYGIAHLRLHETDRLAALAKEINDLGGDVSETEDGLRIRPRKLGGGVFHTYEDHRLATAAAVIGLAVPGVLVENVATTAKTLPDFPAMWDELLTGAVAGG